Genomic DNA from Chloroflexota bacterium:
GACAAGGAGCTCGTTTCCCAATTACCAATTACGCCTGACCAATTGTCGCCGCTCGTTGATTACGACACGCGCGTGGGCAAACTGCGCGGCAGGTCCGCCGAACGCTGGGCGGCATTGCGCGACGCCGCGTTCTTGCCCACGCTCGGCGACGGCGCGACGGTGAACATCGGCAGCGGTTGCGTGAACGCGTCGCGCATCGCGCTGACGATGGGCACGACGAGCGCGATGCGCGTGACCAAACCTTGCGAAGGTTCGCAACCTTCGCAAGGTTTGGTCACGATTCCCCCTGGTCTCTGGGCGTATCGCGTGACGCGCGAGCACGAACTCGTCGGCGGCGCGTTGAGCGAAGGCGGCGCGTTGTTTTCGTGGATGCGCGCAACCTTAAAATTGCGCCGCGCCGAAATCGAAACGCAACTCGCGGCGATGGAACCGGATGCGCACGGTTTGACGATGCTGCCGTTTCTCGCCGGCGAACGCGCGCCGAATTGGAACGCGGACGCGCGCGGCGCGATCGCGGGGTTACGGCTCAACACCCAGCCGATAGATATTTTGCGTGCGGGTCTCGAAGCGATGGCGTATCGGCTCGGCTTGATTTTTGGATTGTTGCACGGCGCTGCGCCGCACGCGCGCGAGGTCATCGCGAGCGGCGGCGCGTTGATGAATTCGCCGACGCTCGTACAAATCATCGCGGATGTGCTCAACGCGCCGGTCATCGCGTCCGCCGAAACCGAAGCGACGAGCCGCGGCGATGCGGTGCTCGCGCTCAAGGCGCTCGGCATCATCAATTCATTCGACGATGCGCCCGCGACGCTCGGCGCGACGATTGAGCCGGACGCGGCGCGGCACGCGATCTACGCGCGGGCGATGGAACGGCAGAGCGAGTTGTACGATGCGGTCGTGCGAAAGTGATGCATGAAATGTGGCGACTGCTCAACCTTGCGAAGGTTTGAAGGCGCGATGTCACGGCAAAGTGATAGGAAACCTTCGCAAGGTTGAACTGGGTAGATGCAAAACGTGAATCGAAAATCGTTTATCCAAATCGAAACGCGCACTGGCGCGCCCATCGCGTTGAACGGCAGAGAGATTCGCGTTCAATCGCGCGCGATCTCACTCAACCTGCCGTTTGGCGGCGCGGTGTGGAATCGTCCAACGTCGGTGATCGTGCGAACGAGAGACGGCAATACGCAAACACTCGCGGTGCGCGATGTGACGCGGCTGGCGCAGTTGCTTATCGCGATGTTGTGCATCGCGGGTGCGATCTTTGTCGCGCTGAACAGGCGAACGCGCGAATGAATGGAGATACAACGATGGAAAAGCAAATCGTTCTGCAACAAGAAGTACCGGGAACCATCCCGTACGATCCAAGCGCATCATTGCGGATCGTCCAAGATTCGTTGAACAAACTTGCCGACGCGGCAAACGTTCAAGCCGTGTACGCCGAGCCGATCAAAAACGGCGACACGTTGGTCGTTCCTGCTGCCGAGGTGCTGACGGTCGTTGCGTTCGGCGCTGGCTCGGGCGGCGGCAAGGACGCGCAAACGAATATGGGCAGCGGCGGCGGCGGCGGTGGTGTTGGTCGCGCGTTTGCGCGCCCGGTCGCGGCAATCGTCGTGACGCCCAGCGCCGTGCGCGTCGAGCCGATTGTGGATGTGACCAAGGTCGCGCTTGCCGCGCTGACCGCCGCGGGGTTTATGCTCGCGATGATCGCGCGGATGAATCGCCAACGCGCGCCGCGCTTGAACGAGCCATGATGGAAAAACTTTGCGACGGATGAACCGCGCGGACAATTCTTCCCCGGTCACGCTGGAGTGGCTCGGCATCGTGGGCTTGATTGCCGTGTCCACTATTTTTTATGCGTGGTTCGGTTGGTCACACTTTCCCAGAATCCAAGCCGATCAAGGGTGGTTTCTCCAGGTTTCGCAACGCGTCGCGCAAGGCGATGTACTCTATCGCGATGTGTTGTGGATGTACGGTCCGTTGCCGGTGATGCTGATGAGCGCGCTGATGCGACTCGCGCGGAACGATCTTGCGTACTATTCCGCGCTGAATGTGGCGATGGCGACCGGCGCGACGATGATTTTGTATGCGCTTCATCGGTACGTTTTGAATTGGCGGCGCGCGCTGATTGCCACGCTTTTCGTCACACTTGGATGCGGGACGTATCTGCTCTTTCTCAACGCGTACACGCCGGGCATCGCGTCAGGCGTGCTCGGCGTTCTGCTCGGGTTGTGGGGCATCCTGGGTTCGGGCGAACGACGATACCGATTCGCAACCATCGCGTTGATCGCGTTGGGCGTCGCGCTGAGTTGGTTGAGCAAACCCGAGTACGCGTTCGCGTCGTTTGGCTTGAGCGTGGTAAGCGCGCTTGGATTATCGCGCGTGCGTGTTGGCGACGCGGACAATCGCAGCGCGACGCGCGAGATTCTCGGCGGGCTGGCTGGCGGGCTGGGTATTGCCGGCGCGGTCTATACCTATTTCGCGATTGCGGCGGGATGGGCGAATGTGTGGGCGGGCTTGTCCGGCTACGAACGCGGGCGATTCGCCCTTGATGCGCTGATTGGATATAATGGGCTGGACACGTGGCTCAAACTTTTGATCGCGGCGTTGGCAATTCTCGCCGCGCGGTCGCTCGGCGCGGCGGGGCGAACGCGCTGGCAAACCTGGGTTCTATTCGCAAGTGTCGTCGCGTTGTTCGTCGCGTTTTACAGTGGCTGGCTGGCGCGGAGCTTGCGCGATCAGACCGCGTTCGATTTGGCTGGGCTGTGGCAAAGTGTCCGTGCGACGGGAACTGGCGCGTGGATTCTTTCGGCGAGCGCGCAAGTTTATCTCGCGATATCGCTTGGCGTCGCGCTCGTGTGCGTGCGTTTGCTCGCGCGTTGGGTGCGGCGCAAATCGGCGACGCGCGCGCAGTGGACACTGCTCGTCGTACTGGTCGGCGTTTTGCTCGTTCAACTACGCAATATGCTGATCGGTGGGCTGACGCCAATCCTGGGTCTGGTGTTGTTCCTGGCTCTGCTCGATTCTGAATTTCCGAAATGGTCTTGGCGTCGTCAGCCGGTTTTGTTCGGCGCAATCGTCGGCGCGGCGTTGATCGTGGGAGTGTATCAGGCGCGATTGGACCTGAGCGCGAACGCGCGCGCGAGCATGGCAACGCCGTATGGCTCGGTGAAGGTTTATCAATCGTCGCGTGATTTTCTCGGCGAGGTCGCGCAGTACGTGAACGAGCATTCGCAACGCGAGGACTCGATTGCGGTGCTTGGACCACTCGCGGGCGTTTACTATCTGACCGAGCGACGCAATCCGTTGCGCCAAGATTATCAAGACCCCGGTTTGGGCGAGAACGAGTCCGAAGCGCGCGATTTTATCGCGCGATTGGATGCGGATGCGCCAGCGTTGTTGCTCGTTCCACAAGGCGCGTGGAGCGTAGGCATCCTGAATTTACGGAACGATGTCGCGCCGATCCGGTGGACGAACGCGCGTGCGTTTCGCGGCGCGGCATCGCAAGTCGAAGAATACCTGGCGAGCCATTATCGCTTCGACCGATTCCTGGGTCGCGCATCCTCCATCGAGTTGGCGGTATTTAAGCGCGCGCGGTGATGGATCGAGAGACCAATGGCAAAGCGACCCTACGATTTCTACGCGGTGAAAAAAGGACGCGCGCCCGGCATTTACAAGACCTGGGCGGAGTGCGAAGTGCAGGTCAAGGGTTTTGCCGACGCGATCTTTAAGGGATTTCGCACGCGCGCCGAGGCGAAAAAATTTTTGGCGCAAGATATTGGCGAGCGACCGCACAGCGCGACACGCGCCGAACGAAAAAGATTACAGGTTTCTCGCCGAGACCTGGATTTTGGCGACGAGATTTCTCGCGCGACTCGCAAGGATGATGAGGATCGCGTCGTCATCTACACAGATGGATCGTCGGTCGGCAATCCGGGTCCGGGTGGGTACGCGGCGGTGATGATGCACGGCGCGCATCGCAAAGAGGTGAGCGGCGGTTTTCGCTTGACGACGAACAATCGCATGGAAATCACCGCGGCGCTCGTTGGTTTGGAAATGCTCAAGCGGCATTGCGCGGTGACGGTGTATACCGATTCGAAATACGTGCGCGATGCGATGATGAATGGCTGGGTCAAACGCTGGTTAAAAAATGGCTGGCGCACGCGCGAGGACACGCCGGTTGCGAATATGGATTTGTGGCTGCAATTGTGGGAGCAAACGCAAAAGCACGATGTAACATTCGAATGGGTGCGCGGGCACGCAGGCAACGCGGAGAACGAACGTTGCGATGAGTTGGCGACGCGCATGGCGGCGCGCGACGACCTGCCGCCGGATGCCGGGTACGAGGATGGGTTGATGGGCGAGCCAGGGACGTGAGCAAAGAAAACATAATGCCACGGATCCACAACCACAATTATTTGGACGCGGATAAACGCGGATGAACGCGGATCCTTTTTGAGGAGTATTCTTGTTTGAATCTTTCAAGCGCGTGCAAATCAATGTTGGCGACGTGACGATCAACGCGGTTGTCGGCGGGAACGGGCGACCGCTCTTGTTGTTGCATGGCTATCCGCAAACCCACGCGATTTGGCACAAGGTTGCGCCGCGCCTCGCGCAATCTTTCTCCGTCGTCGCCGCCGATTTGCGCGGGTATGGTGACAGCGGCAAGCCCGAAGGCGCGCTCGATCACAGCAACTATTCCAAACGCGTGATGGCGCGCGACCAAGTCGAACTGATGCGCCAACTGGGATTCGAGCAATTCTTTCTCGCGGGACACGACCGCGGCGCGCGCGTCGCGCATCGGCTCGCGGTGGACCATCCCGAACGCGTGTGGAAACTCGCTACGCTCGACATTTCGCCGACGAAGAAGATGTACGAGAGCACGAATCAGGAATTTGCGCGCGCGTACTATCACTGGTTCTTTTTCATTCAGCCCAAACCGTTGCCGGAAAAATTGATCGGCGGGGACGCGCGCTTTTACATGCTCAAGAAAATTGGGAGCGGTAGTGCGGGTCTCGCGCCGTTCACGCCCGAAGCGTTGAACGAATATCTGCGATGCTTTACGCCGGAAACGATTCACGGCAGTTGCGAAGATTATCGCGCGTCTGCGAGCATTGATTTGGAGTACGACCGCACGGACATTGCGGCTGGACGCAAAGTCGTGTGCCCGATGCTTGCGTTGTGGGGCAAGCACGGCGTCATCGAAAAATGTTTCTCGCCCGTTGACGATTGGCGTGAGGTCGCAAACGATGTGTGCGGGCATGCGCTTCCCGGCGGACATTATCTGGCGGAGGAAGTGCCGGAGTTGGTAGCGGTGGAGTGGGAAGAATTTTTTCTATGAAACGCGTTGCCTAGCTTTAACATTGGTTTGAAGCGGATGCGCTGACCAAGCCGATGCTGGTGCGAGAAAAAAGAAATTCATACGGAGGATAAAATGGCACTACTTGAAACGCTCACGCTTCAGCTTGCTCCAGCAATTGCCAAATCAATTCTCAAACTCTGGCTGAAAGATGCTGGGATTGCATTAGATGTTAGCTCTTCGCTGGTTGACCTACTCAAAGGCAAAACAGTGGATATTATTACGCAACAGAAAGCCAAAAGGCAATTCGAAGCGATAGGTGAGCAGGTCGCACAAAATTTAGCTCCCGTTTTTGAAAGCGCTGGAATAGACGAGAATGGGCAATCTGCCGTTGCGCTAGCCATTGCGGATACATTGAACACAGCAAAGATTGACTCAGCACTCCTCATTGAGCGTAATCTGGAACCAACAGAGTTGGCAAAATATCTATTGGGTAATCGTCCTGGCACAACGAATCTCTTCTCAGAACCCGAAGAATCCCTCTATCGTCGAATCATTTCGGAAACAAGTCGCCTCATTGTTGATATTGCGTCGCAACTTCCTACATTTACGGAACGCACATTTGCAGAAGTACTCAAAAGAGAAGATAGTTTGCTTGCCATTACTGACCGCATATTGGAAGAAGTGCGCCACATACGTGCTAGCAGTCAATCTACTGAACAAGCAGTATCGCAGTTTGAAGCGGACTACCGCCAGGAAGTGGTTCGCAACCTTGATAAACTTGAATTATTTGGGGTTGATGCTACTAGCGCGAGTTCACGGCATAAACTGACAGTTGCATATATAGCCCTTAGTGTGCAACGTGAGACAGATTCATCTAAGAAACAATCTGACAATGACAATTCCATTTCTGCGAACGAACCACGACTTGCCTCTGTGACAGAATCTTCTTCATCTGTTCAGATGCCAGATGAGTCTGATGCAGAATCAGAATCGGTGAACAAGGTTCTTGCAGATTCCGAGAGGCTTTTTGTTCGTGGAGAGGCGGGATCAGGAAAAACGACGTTGCTTCAGTGGATTGCAGTTCATTCTGCTCGAAATGATTTTCCAGATGATTTAACTGGCTGGAATAGAACCATTCCATTCTTTATTTCTTTGCGCCAGTGTGTTGAAACCAAGTTACCTGTACCAGAATCTTTTGTGAGATTTCTAACTCCAACGATTTCATTGCCTGCGCCAGAGAATTTTGTGAGATTTGTCGCCCCAATGATTGCAGACACTATGCCTAATGGCTGGGTACATAGTCAGTTAAAATCAGGGCGAGCAATAGTAATGATAGATGGAGTTGATGAAATCCCGGAAGCAAGTCGGAAAGAGTTCTACGGATGGTTGGAAAACCTTGTCCAAGCTTTTCCTCATGCAAGATATATTGTAACCTCGCGCCCATATGCAGTCGCTGAAAAAAACCTCGAAAATCTTAGTCTTGGACAAGCAGAGCTTCAAGAGATGGACTCTGCCGCAATTGATGAATTCATTGACCACTGGCATTCTGCAGTTCGCGAAGAATTAAGAGATCCAGAAGAACGAGCAGAACTTCAGAAATTGGCATCAAGACTCAAGTATACTATGAGGGAAAATCGCTCGATTCGTAGTCTTGCGACGAATCCTCTCCTCTGCGCTATGCTCTGCGCACTACATCGTGACCGCCGGCAACAACTTCCGTCCGATCGAATTGAATTGTACGAAGCAGGTATCCATATGCTATTAGAGAGGCGTGACACTGAACGCCGTGTGGCATTGAGCGATTTTCCTGCTTTGAACTACCGCCAGAAGAAATCACTTTTACAAGACATTGCTTATTGGATGCTGAAAAATGGATTGTCTGAGGTACCCAGTGATCGAGTGAAAGAGAGACTTGGCCGTCTCGTTCGCGAAATTCGGGAGATGCGTGAATTTCAATCTGAGCGATTCGTTGATGGAACATACCGTTTCTTTGTTCAACGAAGCGGGATTGTCAGGGAACCCGTTTCTGATTCATTCGATTTTACTCATCGCACGTTTCAGGAATTCCTAGCCGCTAAAGCCGCACTGGACGAGGACGACTCTGAGTTTCTGGTTGGGTCAGCAAAAGATGATCGATGGCATGAGGTCATTATCCTTGCCGCCGGTTTAGCTGGAAACAAGGTTCGCAACTCAATTGTAGAAAAACTGATCAAACTTGGCGATGAGGATTCAGCACACCGCGAAAGCTTGCATCTACTCGCTGTGGCATGTTTAGAGACAGCAGTTGGTTTATTACCAGAGGTGCGCGCTCAAGTAGATAAGCGAATGCGGGGACTCATTCCACCTCGTAACATGACGCAGGCACGGGCATTATCCTCAGCAAGAGACTTGGTAGTACCTTATCTTAGTTGGCAGAAAACGAGAGGAAGATACGAAGGACGTGTTACTGCAGCATGCGTGAGGACTCTTGCTTTAGTCGGCAGCAATGATGCACTTGATGCTCTGAGGGGATATTCAAACGATGGTCGTCGTGCAGTTACAAATGAACTCATTCGAGCTTGGGATGTTTTTGATCGCCAGGAGTATGCAGAGAAAGTATTAAATTCGTACACAACACTTGACATTGATCGAGTTTCAGTTCTTGATGGGTTCGAGTATCTTGACCGCTTAACCTCTTTGCGGATCAGAAACGCATTATCGGTCAATGACGTCTCTCCCATCTCCCATCTTTCAAGGTTGGCACGATTATGGATGATCCAGTGCCCAAAACTTTCTGATCTCACTCCTCTAGGAAAGTTGACGGGGCTAACAGATCTTAGTTTGTTATGGTGTGGCCCATTGGGAGATATTACTCCTTTAGCGAACTTGGCGAATTTGACCAAATTAAATCTGGCGAGCAGAGAAATTACGGCAAATGATTTAAGCCCACTTTCACAGTTGAAGAAACTCGATACACTCAATTTGGGAGCCATCTTCCGAGTGAATGATCTTGGACCACTAAAGGAATTGAGGAAGCTTCGCCGTTTGTTGCTGAATGAGTGTCAAGAAATAGCAAGGTTAGATGCCTTGGTCGATCTGACAGATTTGGAGTACTTACAACTAACCAACTGTAAACGCATTCAAGTTCTTGAGAATTTAGGCGGATTGTCGAAATTGAGACGCTTGGTTCTCTCTGATTTGGTGCAGCAAATTGATGTGAGTCCTCTCATCAAACTCCAGTCCCTGGAAGAGTTGGTGATTACAAATTGTCCCA
This window encodes:
- a CDS encoding alpha/beta hydrolase; translated protein: MFESFKRVQINVGDVTINAVVGGNGRPLLLLHGYPQTHAIWHKVAPRLAQSFSVVAADLRGYGDSGKPEGALDHSNYSKRVMARDQVELMRQLGFEQFFLAGHDRGARVAHRLAVDHPERVWKLATLDISPTKKMYESTNQEFARAYYHWFFFIQPKPLPEKLIGGDARFYMLKKIGSGSAGLAPFTPEALNEYLRCFTPETIHGSCEDYRASASIDLEYDRTDIAAGRKVVCPMLALWGKHGVIEKCFSPVDDWREVANDVCGHALPGGHYLAEEVPELVAVEWEEFFL
- the rnhA gene encoding ribonuclease HI, which translates into the protein MAKRPYDFYAVKKGRAPGIYKTWAECEVQVKGFADAIFKGFRTRAEAKKFLAQDIGERPHSATRAERKRLQVSRRDLDFGDEISRATRKDDEDRVVIYTDGSSVGNPGPGGYAAVMMHGAHRKEVSGGFRLTTNNRMEITAALVGLEMLKRHCAVTVYTDSKYVRDAMMNGWVKRWLKNGWRTREDTPVANMDLWLQLWEQTQKHDVTFEWVRGHAGNAENERCDELATRMAARDDLPPDAGYEDGLMGEPGT
- a CDS encoding NACHT domain-containing protein → MALLETLTLQLAPAIAKSILKLWLKDAGIALDVSSSLVDLLKGKTVDIITQQKAKRQFEAIGEQVAQNLAPVFESAGIDENGQSAVALAIADTLNTAKIDSALLIERNLEPTELAKYLLGNRPGTTNLFSEPEESLYRRIISETSRLIVDIASQLPTFTERTFAEVLKREDSLLAITDRILEEVRHIRASSQSTEQAVSQFEADYRQEVVRNLDKLELFGVDATSASSRHKLTVAYIALSVQRETDSSKKQSDNDNSISANEPRLASVTESSSSVQMPDESDAESESVNKVLADSERLFVRGEAGSGKTTLLQWIAVHSARNDFPDDLTGWNRTIPFFISLRQCVETKLPVPESFVRFLTPTISLPAPENFVRFVAPMIADTMPNGWVHSQLKSGRAIVMIDGVDEIPEASRKEFYGWLENLVQAFPHARYIVTSRPYAVAEKNLENLSLGQAELQEMDSAAIDEFIDHWHSAVREELRDPEERAELQKLASRLKYTMRENRSIRSLATNPLLCAMLCALHRDRRQQLPSDRIELYEAGIHMLLERRDTERRVALSDFPALNYRQKKSLLQDIAYWMLKNGLSEVPSDRVKERLGRLVREIREMREFQSERFVDGTYRFFVQRSGIVREPVSDSFDFTHRTFQEFLAAKAALDEDDSEFLVGSAKDDRWHEVIILAAGLAGNKVRNSIVEKLIKLGDEDSAHRESLHLLAVACLETAVGLLPEVRAQVDKRMRGLIPPRNMTQARALSSARDLVVPYLSWQKTRGRYEGRVTAACVRTLALVGSNDALDALRGYSNDGRRAVTNELIRAWDVFDRQEYAEKVLNSYTTLDIDRVSVLDGFEYLDRLTSLRIRNALSVNDVSPISHLSRLARLWMIQCPKLSDLTPLGKLTGLTDLSLLWCGPLGDITPLANLANLTKLNLASREITANDLSPLSQLKKLDTLNLGAIFRVNDLGPLKELRKLRRLLLNECQEIARLDALVDLTDLEYLQLTNCKRIQVLENLGGLSKLRRLVLSDLVQQIDVSPLIKLQSLEELVITNCPKLDSLNRLGDLIKLRHLSLNGCKQLGDLSWITNLKQVTQLDLGDTDMVEFTFLQRLPNLRVLSVPRAIDLDEIKKQLPSHIRLRTQGWIRQSLLFN
- a CDS encoding gluconokinase; this translates as MVFDEHARAVKGLDAQVKYKVRTTPDGGNELDADAMLRHTERVIDEVLAQAGRRAKQIVAVASDSLVSNVLGVDADGRAVTPVFTYADTRNAREVATLRAQFDQAANHQRVGTLFHSSYLPARFLWLAQQRAEEFKRARYWMSLGEYFLWRWTGERACSYSVASWTGLLNRRALTWDKELVSQLPITPDQLSPLVDYDTRVGKLRGRSAERWAALRDAAFLPTLGDGATVNIGSGCVNASRIALTMGTTSAMRVTKPCEGSQPSQGLVTIPPGLWAYRVTREHELVGGALSEGGALFSWMRATLKLRRAEIETQLAAMEPDAHGLTMLPFLAGERAPNWNADARGAIAGLRLNTQPIDILRAGLEAMAYRLGLIFGLLHGAAPHAREVIASGGALMNSPTLVQIIADVLNAPVIASAETEATSRGDAVLALKALGIINSFDDAPATLGATIEPDAARHAIYARAMERQSELYDAVVRK